A window of the Chrysemys picta bellii isolate R12L10 chromosome 24, ASM1138683v2, whole genome shotgun sequence genome harbors these coding sequences:
- the LOC135977323 gene encoding L-gulonolactone oxidase-like — protein MRSGGGLHLGSEKTKEALLELKAVLENNPKVVAHYPVEVRFARGDDILLSPCFQRDSCYMNIIMYRPYGKDVPRLDYWLAYESVMKKAGGRPHWAKVPLQPGPWAQGGIRAQVSEPSPCSLTL, from the exons ATGCGCTCTGGGGGCGGTTTGCACCTGGGCAGTGAGAAGACGAAGGAGGCCCTGCTGGAGCTGAAGGCCGTGCTGGAGAACAACCCCAAAGTGGTGGCACACTACCCAGTGGAGGTGCGCTTTGCTCGGGGGGACGACATCTTGCTGAGTCCCTGTTTCCAGAGAGACAGCTGCTACATGAACATCATCATGTACAG GCCCTACGGGAAGGACGTGCCCCGGCTGGACTATTGGCTGGCCTACGAGAGCGTCATGAAGAAGGCTGGGGGGCGACCGCACTGGGCAAAGGTACCGCTGCAGCCTGGCCCGTGGGCTCAGGGAGGAATCAGAGCGCaggtctctgagcccagcccttgCTCTTTAACCCTGTGA